The Orcinus orca chromosome 4, mOrcOrc1.1, whole genome shotgun sequence genome includes a region encoding these proteins:
- the MED28 gene encoding LOW QUALITY PROTEIN: mediator of RNA polymerase II transcription subunit 28 (The sequence of the model RefSeq protein was modified relative to this genomic sequence to represent the inferred CDS: inserted 1 base in 1 codon): protein MAAPLGGMFSGQPPGPPPPPPGLLAQASLLQATPGVPRTSNSTLVDELESSFEACFASLVSQDYVNGTDQEEIRTGVDQCIQKFLDIARQTECFFLQKRLQLSVQKPEQVIKEDVSELRNELQRKDALVQKHLTKLRHWQQVLEDINMQHKKPADIPQGSLAYLXAGICKYPCTDEANLRKSHLNMSWWLSQPRHSFAKHHFL from the exons ATGGCGGCTCCACTAGGAGGCATGTTCTCCGGGCAGCCACCGGGACCTCCGCCACCCCCGCCGGGCCTCTTGGCCCAGGCTTCGCTTCTTCAGGCCACACCAGGCGTTCCGAGGACTTCTAACAGTACCTTGGTGGACGAGTTGGAGTCATCGTTCGAG GCTTGTTTTGCTTCTCTGGTGAGTCAGGATTATGTCAATGGTACAGATCAGGAAGAAATTCGAACTG gtgttgaTCAGTGTATCCAGAAATTTCTAGATATTGCGAGACAGACAGAATGTTTTTTCCTACAAAAAAGATTGCAGTTATCTGTCCAGAAACCAGAGCAAGTTATCAAAGAG GATGTCTCGGAACTGAGGAACGAATTACAGCGAAAGGATGCTCTGGTCCAGAAGCACTTAACAAAACTGAGACATTGGCAGCAGGTGCTGGAGGACATCAACATGCAGCACAAAAAGCCAGCCGACATCCCTCAGGGTTCCCTGGCCTACC GAGCAGGCATCTGCAAATATCCCTGCACCGATGAAGCAAAcctgaggaaaagccacctgaaCATGAGCTGGTGGCTGAGTCAGCCCAGACACAGTTTTGCCAAACATCACTTCTTGTAG